One Cryptomeria japonica chromosome 9, Sugi_1.0, whole genome shotgun sequence genomic window carries:
- the LOC131858618 gene encoding uncharacterized protein LOC131858618, which yields MDFAFGKNDVVDGCHDAKRALKFIQKVQEIHQVVEAQLEQSQAKYKAHHDKHRIDHHFQVGDRFWLHISKERMQGEGRKLKPIRYGPFEILEKIGTNAFHLNLPPYMHIYSVVNVENLKSYEPPMILDEDTNIQVPSVDDLSPEYMSELPKDAILDRNIRSSKRGAIEYLKVGRKGMHPGKAKWMEIGKVRELYHHLLSK from the coding sequence ATGGACTTTGCTTTTGGAAAGAATGATGTTGTAGATGGATGCCATGATGCAAAAAGGGCTTTAAAGTTCATCCAGAAGGTCCAAGAAATCCATCAGGTAGTAGAAGCACAGTTGGAGCAGAGCCAAGCAAAATACAAGGCTCACCATGATAAGCATCGCATCGATCACCACTTCCAAGTTGGTGATAGATTTTGGTTACATATTAGCAAGGAAAGAATGCAAGGTGAAGGAAGGAAGCTCAAGCCAATCAGATATggtccttttgagatccttgaaaaGATTGGTACAAATGCCTTCCACCTTAATCTTCCTCCATACATGCATATCTATTCAGTCGTCAATGTTGAGAATTTGAAGTCGTATGAACCTCCAATGATCTTGGATGAAGACACTAACATACAAGTTCCATCAGTTGATGATCTCTCACCAGAGTACATGTCCGAGTTGCCGAAAGATGCAATTCTCGATAGGAATATCAGATCTTCAAAAAGAGGTGCTATTGAATACCTTAAAGTGGGACGAAAAGGAATGCATCCTGGTAAGGCAAAATGGATGGAGATTGGTAAAGTGAGGGAACTATACCATCACCTACTTTCtaagtaa